From one Trifolium pratense cultivar HEN17-A07 linkage group LG1, ARS_RC_1.1, whole genome shotgun sequence genomic stretch:
- the LOC123893859 gene encoding protein TOPLESS-like, which yields MSKEELMFLVLQHFQEEGLMETAQTFGRETGLYFDCKYLEEMVLNGKWDEAEKYLSGFMKLEDSKFSIKIYFELRKQKYLEALDSNDRGKALEILMKDLKVFSLENEEVFKDMTQLLTLNNIREHKSLSTYQDAIYGRKNVMNEIREIIEKHPMLDGKLKFPAIQSQSLKHLLVERFHTFHQISVPAAPEQGIFMNHVNVHHSRPSTSASINQDLNNAGVPNESICSKTLEDIKSEFIEKSVKVSKGIVHISSPSQCQMLLLPKHSERGKIARLAYTFAGNGIIALTSNGAHPLWVWPNAGNDLASTQVCPQLWHPKSNLEFMRNDLKHANVEDLVSCFAISKRDTYLISTSGGMTTLFNMVTFKGNATVICSNV from the exons ATGTCTAAAGAAGAACTAATGTTCTTAGTGTTACAACATTTTCAGGAGGAAGGTTTAATGGAAACAGCACAGAC GTTTGGGCGTGAAACTGGGTTGTACTTCGACTGTAAGTATCTTGAGGAAATGGTACTTAATGGCAAGTGGGATGAGGCTGAGAAATATCTTTCTGGATTCATGAAACTTGAAGACAGTAAATTCTCTATCAAAATATACTTTgaattaagaaaacaaaaatacctTGAGGCACTGGACAG CAATGATCGTGGCAAGGCTTTAGAAATCCTCATGAAGGATCTGAAAGTCTTCAGCCTAGAGAATGAAGAAGTTTTTAAAGACATGACTCAACTTTTGACACTTAACAATATAAG GGAACATAAATCACTTTCAACTTATCAAGATGCAATTTATGGAAGAAAGAATGTGATGAATGAAATTAGGGAAATCATAGAGAAACATCCTATGCTAGATGGAAAATTGAAATTCCCTGCCATTCAAAGTCAGAGTTTAAAGCATCTTCTAGTTGAAAGGTTCCacactttt CATCAAATTAGTGTTCCAGCTGCTCCAGAACAGGGCATCTTTATGAATCATGTTAATGTCCATCATTCTAGACCATCTACTTCTGCTTCAATAAATCAAG ATTTGAATAATGCTGGGGTTCCTAATGAG agTATCTGCTCAAAAACTTTGGAGGACATAAAATCTGAGTTTATTGAAAAATCCGTCAAAGTATCAAAGGGTATAGTTCATATTTCCTCACCATCTCAATGTCAGATGTTGCTACTCCCTAAACATTCAGAAAGAGGCAAG ATTGCTAGACTCGCTTACACATTTGCTGGAAATGGCATTATTGCATTGACATCAAATGGTGCTCATCCACTTTGGGTTTGGCCAAATGCTGGCAATGATTTG GCATCAACACAAGTTTGTCCTCAATTGTGGCATCCAAAAAGTAATTTGGAATTTATGAGGAATGACCTTAAACATGCCAATGTTGAAGATTTAGTTTCATGTTTTGCTATTTCAAAAAGGGATACATATCTCATTTCAACATCAGGAGGGATGACTACTTTGTTCAATATGGTCACATTTAAG GGAAATGCCACAGTCATATGCAGTAATGTATAG
- the LOC123915426 gene encoding topless-related protein 1-like translates to MATYLAFYPEDNNKIVVGLDDCSIIIFNIHENDQPKIKLEGHSKRVTSFAFSNTLNLLVSADASAQIIVWNSRSWEKLRDRNLQMKNATQILSETQIQFHPDQQKFLVAHNILLGIYEATELQCVSQWDPKFATVINQATFSSNGQMVYASFGDGTLAIFDASNFQMHYMIHPSIYLSSISSLKIYPTAIAAHPQKPNQFAAGFTDGSVYVFEPKEPPSGNWIMPQV, encoded by the exons ATGGCAACATATCTTGCCTTCTATCCTgaagataataataaaatagttgTTGGCTTGGATGACTGCAGCATAATTATATTCAATATTCATGAAAATGATCAG CCTAAAATCAAGCTTGAGGGTCATTCTAAAAGAGTTACTTCTTTTGCCTTCTCAAATACTTTGAATCTTCTTGTTTCTGCTGATGCAAGTGCTCAG attaTTGTATGGAATAGCAGAAGCTGGGAAAAATTGAGAGATAGAAACTTGCAAATGAAAAATGCGACGCAAATATTATCTGAAACTCAAATTCAATTTCACCCTGACCAACAAAAATTTCTTGTTGCACATAACATTCTTCTTGGAATTTATGAAGCAACAGAACTACAATGTGTCAgccag TGGGATCCAAAATTTGCAACAGTAATCAACCAAGCAACATTTTCATCTAATGGTCAAATGGTGTATGCTAGTTTTGGTGATGGAACTTTGGCAATATTTGATGcatcaaattttcaaatgcaTTATATGATTCATCCCTCTATTTACCTTTCATCAATTTCCAG TTTGAAAATCTATCCAACTGCTATAGCTGCACATCCTCAGAAACCAAACCAATTTGCTGCAGGATTCACAGATGGTAGTGTTTATGTGTTTGAGCCAAAGGAACCACCAAGTGGTAATTGGATTATGCCTCAAGTTTGA
- the LOC123915435 gene encoding protein MEMO1, producing the protein MVTKVRKPSHAGSWYTDNPKQLSEELEGWLNSCGLTKSSDVRGVIAPHAGYSYSGRAAAYAFGNIDPSNIKRVFLLGPSHHYYTPKCALSTATVYKTPIGDLPIDLEVNEQLKATGKFETMDIRVDEAEHSMEMHLPYLAKVFEGHPVKIVPILVGAVSAENEAMYGQILAQFVDDPTNFFSISSDFCHWGSRFNYTHYDKKHGPIYKSIEALDKMGMDIIESGDPDSFKKYLLEYDNTICGRHPISVFLHMLKDCQTKIKINFLRYEQSSQCHSTRDSSVSYASAAARLNDSSSS; encoded by the exons ATGGTCACCAAAGTCAGAAAACCATCTCATGCTGGTTCTTGGTACACTGATAATC cTAAGCAGCTTTCGGAAGAACTGGAAGGATGGCTGAATTCGTGTGGTTTGACTAAATCTTCTGATGTACGGGGTGTAATAGCACC ACATGCAGGTTATTCCTATTCAGGACGAGCTGCTGCATATGCCTTTGGAAACATTGATCCATCTAACAT TAAACGTGTTTTCCTACTTGGTCCTTCTCACCACTATTATACTCCAAAGTGTGCTCTTTCAACTGCAACAGTCTACAAGACACCCATTGGGGACCTGCCTATTGATTTGGAAG TAAATGAGCAGCTTAAAGCTACAGGAAAATTTGAAACGATGGATATTCGAGTTGATGAAGCTGAACATAGCATGGAAATGCACTTGCCATATCTCGCTAAAGTATTTGAAGG GCACCCGGTGAAAATTGTACCCATTTTAGTTGGCGCTGTTAGTGCTGAGAATGAAGCTATGTATGGACAGATTCTTGCTCAGTTTGTCGATGACCCCACTAATTTCTTTTCTATTTCATCCGATTTTTGTCATTGGGGATCTCG ATTCAATTACACGCACTATGACAAAAAACATGGGCCTATTTACAAATCCATTGAGGCCTTGGACAAGATGGGCATGGATATCATAGAATCTGGAGACCCTGATTCATTCAAAAAGTATCTGTTAGAGTATGACAATACAATCTGCGGACGCCATCCAATTAGTGTTTTTCTCCAT ATGCTGAAGGActgtcaaacaaaaataaaaatcaactttCTTCGCTATGAGCAGTCCAGTCAGTGCCATAGTACAAGGGATAGTAGTGTTAGTTATGCATCTGCAGCAGCAAGGTTGAATGATTCAAGCTCTAGTTGA